DNA sequence from the Streptomyces sp. MST-110588 genome:
GAACCGAACATGCCGGAGTCGTGGCCGAGGCTGCCGGTGTCGGCCTGGTGGACGGTGATGCGGCCGGGTGTGGTGGCGAGGGCGTCGGCGGCGAGCTGCACCAGCGTGGTCGTCGTGCCGCTGCCGATCTCTGGCACGCCGGCCGTCAGACGGTAGGTGCCGTCCGGTTCGAGGGAGATCTCCACCGTACCGACGTGTCCGCCGATCGGACTGGTGATGAGCATGGACACGGCGCAGCCCTCGCCGGTGAGCCAGCCCGGCGGCGCCGGAACTGACGGCGGGTCCGGCCCGCCGGGTTCCGCAGCCACGCCGCCTGATGCGGGATCGACCCGGCCGTGCACCGAATCCTCTTCGCCGGGAGCCGAGCCCTTCTCGCCGGAGGCCGAGCCTGCCTGGCCGGCTGCCTCGCCGGCCGCTGCCGCCGTACGGGTACGGATCGCGGCGAGGCACTCGTCGAGCCCGAAACCGGTGATGTCCACGTCGTCCCCCGGCGCCGCCCCGCCCGTGACCAGCGGGTCACCGGCGCGGATGACATTGCGCCGGCGGAAGGCGACCGGGTCGACCGCCAGGCGGCGGGCCAGCTCGTCGACGGCGCACTCCACGGCGAAGCCGACCTGGCCGCGGCCGTAACCGCGAAAGGCACCGGCCGGGACGGTATGGGTGTAGACGGCATAACCGTCGACCTTCTTGTTGGCGCACCGGTACAGCGCGAGCGGTTCGGTGCAGCCGCAGGCGAGCACGGCCGCGCCGTGGTTTCCGTAGGCCCCGGTGTCGTACACGGCCCGTACGCGCAGCGCGGTGAGGGTGCCGTCGCGACGGGCGCCCGCCCGGACGGTGACGGTGCAGGAGTGACGGGTGGTGGCACCGGTGAACTGTTCGGCGCGGGTGTACTCCAGTTTCACCGGGCGGCCGGTGCGCAGTACGGCCAGCGCCACGACGTCCTCCACCAGCATCTCCTGCTTGCCGCCGAAACCGCCGCCGACCCGGCCGGCCACCACCCGTACCCGGTCCTCCGGCAGGCCGAAGAGAGCGCACAGGATGCGCCGGACGAGGAAAGGGGCCTGGGTGCTGGTCCGGACGACGAGCCGGCCGGCGTCGTCGAGCCGGCCGAGCGCCGCGTGTGTCTCCAGATGGGCGTGCTGGGCGGGGGATACGGAAGGTCTGCTCGTACTGGACGTCGGCCTCCGCGAAACCTTTCTCCACGTCACCCGCCTCCCCGTGGATCTCGGCGGCGATGTTGCGCGAGGGGCGGGCGATGCCGGACCCGGGGCCCTTGTCGTGGACGACGGGCGCACCTGGTTCCATGGCGCGTTCGGGGTCGTGGACGGCCGGCAGCACTTGGTAGGTGACGCGCAGACGGCGACAGCCTTCCTCGGCCGCGGCCTCGGTGTCCGCCACGACCGCCGCCACCCGCTGTCCTATGTGGCGCACGATGTCGTCCAGGATCCGGGTGTCGGCCGGGTCGTCCTCGGGGTGTTCGTGCTGTGCGGTGGAGAAGTGCCGCCCGGGGTCGTCGTGGTGCGTCAGTACGGCGCGTACGCCTGGCACCCGCAGCGCGTCGGAGAGGTCGATGTCCGTGATGCGGGCGTGGGCGTGCGGCGATCGTGCCAGCTTCAGGTGCAGCATCCCCGGTGGCGGATCGACGTCCAGGGTGTAGCGGGCCGCTCCGGTGACGATGTCGCGGCCCGCCGGGTCGGCTGCTGCCGTCGAAGCGGCGGGCCGCACGCCGCAGGCGGCGTCCTCGACGGCCCGGTAGCCGGTACAGCGGCACAGGTGCCCCTTCAGGGCCTGCGGGAGGTCGGCGAGCGCCTCGTCCCCGAGGGCCTGGGTGGTCATGATCAGGCCGGGCGTGCAGAATCCGCACTGGAAGCCCCGGACGTCGAGGAACCGTCGCTGCACGGGGTGGAGGGCACCGGATGCGCTGCCCAGCCCCTCGACCGTGGTCACGGTCCGCCCGTGCGCCCGGAAGGCGGGGTACAGACAACTGGGTAGGACCATGGAACCCACCTGTACGGCGCAGGCACCGCAGTCACCGGTGTCGCACCCCTTCTTCACCCCGTACCAGCCCTGCTCGCGCAGATAGGTCCGCAGGCACTGACCGGCGCGCGGCGGCTTCACATACCGCCGCCCGTTGACCCGTACCCAAAACCTCACCCCTCCCTCACCCCTTTCCCGCCCCTTCCGCCTCATCCTCCCCTGCCGCCCCTGCCTCTGTGGCCAGCTCACACCGGATCTCCTCGGCGAAACGGAACGTCAAGTGCCGCCGCCACGCCGCTTCCCCGTACACGTCATGGCACCACTCCCCCGGCGCCACCGCCCGTTCGAGCGCCGCCCGTACCTCGATGCCGTCAGGCCGCGGACCGAAACACAGGCGTACGGGGCGCACCGTCGAAGCGGTCACGGTCAGCGACACGGCCCCGTCCCACGCGTCCAGCAGGCCGGTGACCAGCGCGGCCGAGGCGCCCAGCCGGTACAGCGAAGCCCGCCGGAAAGCCGTGCGCCCGGCCAGCGAGCGGCCGGGCAGGGTGACCGAGCGCAGGAGTTCCCCTTCCCGCAGAGCCGTGCGCCGCGCGCCGGTCACCAGACGGGTCACCGGCATGGTGCGCTCGGTACCGTCCTGGGGGACGTACAGCAGGCATACGGCGTCCAAGGTGGCGGTGAGCGAGATCATGGGGGCGATCGGCAGCGCGGCGCACAGGTTGCCGCCGACGGTGGCCGTCCGCCACACCGCCGGCGACGAGGAGAAGGCGCGGCAGCACTGCGCCACCAGCGGCGTGTCGGTGATCTCCCGTACGAGTTCGGCCACCGTGCAGGTCGCGGCGATCTCCAGCCCCGCCGGGGTCCGCCGCAGCGGCTGCCACCCGGTGTGGCCGAGGTCCACCAGCCGGCGCAGTCGGGGGCGTGGCTCGGCGAAGAGGTACGTACCACCCGCCAGGTACGCGTCACCGGCCCGCCACCGGCCCTGCTGCCCCAGCTGGCTCACCTCTTCCACGGTGTGCAGATCCACGCCTCACCCCGCCAGGTCCCCCGAGCGCAACTCGCAACTCCACCGAAACAGTCCACCAGTCACCCAGCCCCCTCCCCACGCACCTTCCTCACCCCTCATCCACGCCCCTGCTTCCACCCATTCGCTCCACCACCTCACCCATACGCCGAGCACCGACGTCAGGGCCCTTGCCCGGCCGGAGTGCGAGGGCAGGCGCGTGCGCTCGGCGACGGAGGAGGCGGTTGTGCGCCGAGTCAAAACCCGGTTCGATCAGGGCGCGGCGAGCTGCCGGCCGATACAGAGGAGTGAGACCCATGCGCGTAGTGATCAGTGAGTTCATGAGCCTGGACGGGATCGTGCAGGCCCCGGGCGGACCCGATGAGGACACCGACGGGGGCTTCGCCCACGGTGGCTGGTCGCACCCGTTCTTCGATCCTGAGGTGGTGGGCGGCGCCTTCTCCGACGCGCTGACCAAGGCCGAGGCGCTGCTGTTCGGGCGCCGTACGTGGCAGACGATGGCCGGGGCATGGCCGGAGCGAGGTGGCGAGCCGTTCGCCGACCGGATGAACTCCATTCAGAAGTACGTGGTGTCCGATACGCTCGACGATGACAAGCTGACCTGGAACAACACCACACGTATCCCCGGTGACGACGCCATCGCCCGTGTCCGGGAGCTGCGCCGGGCCGATGGCGGCGATCTGCTGATCATGGGGAGTCCCACGCTCGTACGCGCCCTTGTGGCCGAGGATCTGGTCGACGAACTCCGGCTCATGATCATGCCGGTGCTCCTCGGCGGCGGCAAGACGATCTTCCCGGCCGACGGCAGGCTCCGCACGCTGGAGCTGGTCTCCTCGGTCACCAGTGACACGGGGGCGCACGTCTGTACCTACCGGCGGGTTGCCGAGCGGTAGGGAGAAGGCACGGGACGGCGTACGCTCACGGCGTCCCGGTACGAGGCGGTCGGCCGGGCCGCCGGCCGAGCGGTGCGTCAGTCGACCGGTCGGCCGGTTCGTCGGTCGATCGCTCCGCCGGCCGGCCGGGCCCCCGTTCCACCGCGATCGTCCAGGCGCGTGCCGCCGGTCAGAACGCCCCCGCCGATGTCGGAGCCGGTGGCACCCACCGCTGGTTACGTGCTTGCTGCGAGCGCACACCGTAGTCGGACTTGAGCTCCTCCGGAATGGCGTACTGCATCACCCGGCCGCGTGTGAGCGAGCCGAGTTCGAAGGCGGAGAGCAGGCTGCCCGCCTTGTCCAGTGCCCACTCCCCCAGCGGGCTGCTGTCCTCGATGGTCTCCAGCGCGCCGAGGACGAGAGGCACGGCCTTGGCCGCCGTGTCCCAGTGGCTGCGGGGAATCTGCAGCCAGTCGGCGATGGTGTCGCCCACGAGGAAGCGGATCGTGGCCGGCACGATCGGGTCGAAGATCGTGCCGGGGACCACGTCCTCGTACATCCGCATCAGTTGGTTGTTCAGCCGTACGCCGTCCTCGGACGGGCCCAGGTTCCGTACGAGGTAGAGATCGGCGTACGCGCGGGCCTCGGTGAGGTTGTCCGGCGCCGCCTCCATGTCGCAGCCGAGCATGGAACCGACGACCCGCCAGGCGTAGTAGTACGCCTCCGCGCCCTCCTCGCTCATATGGATACCGAGGCGGTGCATCGCGTCCAGTACGAGGATCGAGAAGCAGATCTGCCCGCCGATCATGTCTTCCTGGCACAGCGGCGTGCCGTGGCGCTCCGTGTCCCAGCGCCCTGATGTGGTCAGGTGGTGGCGCACCGCGGCGTGCAGCAGGCGGACCTTCTGGGCAGCCGGGATGAACTTGCTGCCCTCCTCGAAGGCATTGGTCTGCATCAGGTACGTGACGAACTGCCCCGTGTTCGCCATCCGGCGTGAGGGGTAGTCCATGGAGTGCGTCGAGGCCAGCAGTTTCGCCACGCGCGGTACGGCATAACTGGCCGGCATCGCCGCGAAGGACAGGCCCGTGTTGATGTGGGCGGCGTTGTCCATGAAGAACAGCCGTGCGCGCTCCATG
Encoded proteins:
- a CDS encoding molybdopterin cofactor-binding domain-containing protein produces the protein MTWRKVSRRPTSSTSRPSVSPAQHAHLETHAALGRLDDAGRLVVRTSTQAPFLVRRILCALFGLPEDRVRVVAGRVGGGFGGKQEMLVEDVVALAVLRTGRPVKLEYTRAEQFTGATTRHSCTVTVRAGARRDGTLTALRVRAVYDTGAYGNHGAAVLACGCTEPLALYRCANKKVDGYAVYTHTVPAGAFRGYGRGQVGFAVECAVDELARRLAVDPVAFRRRNVIRAGDPLVTGGAAPGDDVDITGFGLDECLAAIRTRTAAAAGEAAGQAGSASGEKGSAPGEEDSVHGRVDPASGGVAAEPGGPDPPSVPAPPGWLTGEGCAVSMLITSPIGGHVGTVEISLEPDGTYRLTAGVPEIGSGTTTTLVQLAADALATTPGRITVHQADTGSLGHDSGMFGSAGTVVTARAALRAARCLAAAICDYAAELTSTAGLTGSGCRLREDSVVCGPAPSLSLAYLARTAARTSGRTLKATGRCEGTARSAGFQAHWTRVAVNPATGEIRVLDSVQAIDAGHVLNPAQARGQAEGAIAQALGAALWEEVALDERGEVTTTSLRHYRLAAFAEVPVGRVRFVRTSDPVGPMGAKSLSEGCYLPVAPALANAVRDATGVRFTDLPLRADRVWDTLHHSRHDRG
- a CDS encoding dihydrofolate reductase family protein, which produces MRVVISEFMSLDGIVQAPGGPDEDTDGGFAHGGWSHPFFDPEVVGGAFSDALTKAEALLFGRRTWQTMAGAWPERGGEPFADRMNSIQKYVVSDTLDDDKLTWNNTTRIPGDDAIARVRELRRADGGDLLIMGSPTLVRALVAEDLVDELRLMIMPVLLGGGKTIFPADGRLRTLELVSSVTSDTGAHVCTYRRVAER
- a CDS encoding oxygenase MpaB family protein, encoding MTTETTARYTDATLDDLRTQGDPLADATVAAMFERGEVRDFNTLMRFFTTAGHKLPDGLPQSAASYLETTGMPPKWVDWDAMERARLFFMDNAAHINTGLSFAAMPASYAVPRVAKLLASTHSMDYPSRRMANTGQFVTYLMQTNAFEEGSKFIPAAQKVRLLHAAVRHHLTTSGRWDTERHGTPLCQEDMIGGQICFSILVLDAMHRLGIHMSEEGAEAYYYAWRVVGSMLGCDMEAAPDNLTEARAYADLYLVRNLGPSEDGVRLNNQLMRMYEDVVPGTIFDPIVPATIRFLVGDTIADWLQIPRSHWDTAAKAVPLVLGALETIEDSSPLGEWALDKAGSLLSAFELGSLTRGRVMQYAIPEELKSDYGVRSQQARNQRWVPPAPTSAGAF
- a CDS encoding FAD binding domain-containing protein: MDLHTVEEVSQLGQQGRWRAGDAYLAGGTYLFAEPRPRLRRLVDLGHTGWQPLRRTPAGLEIAATCTVAELVREITDTPLVAQCCRAFSSSPAVWRTATVGGNLCAALPIAPMISLTATLDAVCLLYVPQDGTERTMPVTRLVTGARRTALREGELLRSVTLPGRSLAGRTAFRRASLYRLGASAALVTGLLDAWDGAVSLTVTASTVRPVRLCFGPRPDGIEVRAALERAVAPGEWCHDVYGEAAWRRHLTFRFAEEIRCELATEAGAAGEDEAEGAGKG